The proteins below are encoded in one region of Myxocyprinus asiaticus isolate MX2 ecotype Aquarium Trade chromosome 13, UBuf_Myxa_2, whole genome shotgun sequence:
- the LOC127450335 gene encoding galectin-3-binding protein A-like yields the protein MSRIMYLLWPLLFLHVSAQRWTRFDDQQKRPTQEGRVRLVGNVPSSGRVEVYHDGQWGSVCDDGWELAEAQVVCRQLGFSGAISATTGGHYGEGSGPIWLDDINCKGSENSLSDCGLKGWGVTDCTHKEDAGVVCETGKNMSSDHQFSVDNSLGLSDDLGDLFDSGDGCDFSINVRDLSEEAELTFCVHKLILMLYSKLNLTNNSRNLTVEVSQTCHPYVSSFLRYLYTRQVDVSITSAQCLHQLAYIFGVKKLMEDVGRVFTLLIPEDNSFQTQLSMYEYGVRTGDHVLQENVLQYLSWNCEFLISSPLWSTLSFHMMDALLLRSDLVVKDEAFLLEALESWIQVKGDAVSPEQQASLLNHIRFLLIPVDKLYDMQFTSSILHQNHEKLYLTGMLKGFQFNALPFSKIRKQINNVSDEYLPRIYTADEWSVSINDTIVNYRYHNNYGQNNRIRTFSTPIHTSAIFRDQKVQWQAQVFLSRQECSNNGFRCDSLPVARFLTYDNPYNYASIIRFNNRLILSCKNENNVFHVQDFKNNVAVISNNSSMALPNPCPDDYRFRFVVRPEYI from the exons ATGAGCAGAATCATGTATCTTTTATGGCCTCTGCTGTTTCTTCATGTTTCAGCACAGCGTTGGACTAGGTTTG ATGACCAACAAAAGCGTCCTACACAGGAGGGCAGAGTGAGATTGGTGGGCAATGTGCCTTCGTCTGGTCGTGTGGAGGTGTATCATGATGGACAGTGGGGTTCAGTGTGTGATGATGGATGGGAACTGGCTGAGGCACAGGTGGTGTGTCGTCAGCTGGGTTTTTCTGGAGCTATATCAGCCACCACTGGAGGACATTATGGTGAAG GCTCTGGTCCAATTTGGCTGGATGACATAAACTGTAAAGGCTCTGAGAACTCATTGTCTGATTGTGGCCTCAAAGGTTGGGGTGTTACTGACTGCACACATAAAGAGGATGCAGGAGTTGTCTGTGAAACTG GTAAAAACATGAGCAGCGATCATCAGTTCTCTGTGGATAACAGTCTGGGTTTGTCTGATGATCTTGGTGATCTGTTTGACAGTGGAGATGGTTGTGATTTCAGCATTAATGTACGAGACCTCAGTGAAGAGGCAGAATTGACGTTTTGTGTACACAAGCTGATTCTCATGCTTTATTCAAAACTAAACCTAACAAACAACTCCAGAAACCTCACAGTGGAGGTCAGCCAGACTTGCCATCCATATGTCTCTTCTTTTCTCAG GTATTTGTATACACGGCAGGTTGATGTTTCCATCACATCAGCTCAATGCCTCCATCAGTTGGCTTATATCTTTGGAGTGAAGAAGCTTATGGAGGATGTTGGCAGGGTCTTCACTCTACTTATTCCTGAAGACAACAGCTTCCAGACCCAGTTATCAATGTACGAATATGGTGTCCGCACAGGTGATCATGTTCTGCAGGAGAATGTCCTTCAGTACCTTTCCTGGAACTGTGAGTTCCTCATAAGTTCTCCGTTATGGAGCACCCTCTCCTTTCACATGATGGACGCTCTGCTGTTGCGCTCAGATTTGGTTGTGAAGGATGAAGCTTTTCTTCTTGAAGCACTGGAGAGCTGGATCCAAGTCAAAGGCGATGCAGTTAGTCCAGAACAACAGGCCAGTCTCCTGAATCACATCCGCTTCCTGTTGATCCCAGTAGATAAACTCTATGACATGCAGTTTACCTCAAGTATTCTCCATCAGAATCATGAGAAACTGTACCTAACTGGCATGCTCAAAGGCTTTCAGTTTAATGCTCTTCCCTTCTCTAAGATCAGGAAGCAAATTAATAACGTCAGTGATGAGTATTTACCCAGAATCTACACTGCAGATGAGTGGAGTGTATCTATCAATGACACCATAGTCAATTACCGGTACCATAACAACTACGGGCAAAATAACAGAATCCGAACATTCTCAACTCCTATTCACACTAGTGCTATTTTCAGAGACCAAAAGGTCCAGTGGCAAGCACAGGTTTTTCTTAGCCGTCAGGAATGCTCTAATAATGGTTTTAGATGTGATTCTCTCCCTGTTGCAAGGTTCCTCACATATGACAATCCGTACAATTATGCCAGCATTATTCGCTTTAACAACAGGTTAATCCTCAgctgtaaaaatgaaaacaatgtctTTCATGTCCAAGATTTTAAGAATAATGTGGCGGTGATTTCAAACAACAGCAGTATGGCCCTGCCGAACCCCTGTCCTGATGACTACAGATTTAGATTTGTAGTGCGTCCGGAGTATATCTGA
- the cant1a gene encoding soluble calcium-activated nucleotidase 1: MPVSPGYARLNQNEPMNSLRISVGGLPMLTSMTNTTDPRFRIKWKAIVVVASALTLILLIYMQFLAFHPQRNGRHGLRLNHPEIRAEDHYNDTYPLSPPEHTTQGMRYRIGVIADLDTNSRSEKELTWFSYMLKGYLLVSESGDMVAVEWDQDRVVLESHLAEKGRGMELSELVVFNGKLYSVDDRTGVVYNIEGQKAVPWVILPDGDGSVSKGFKAEWLAVKDEHLYVGGLGKEWTTTTGEVLNDNPEWVKVVGFHGDVQHQNWVPKYNSLRSAAGISPPGYLIHESAAWSDTLQHWFFLPRRASSERYEETADERRGTNIMLSCSPDFQDIKSKEVGPLNPTHGFSSFKFVPNTDDQIIVALKSEEDAGKIATYIVVFTLDGRILLPETKIGDVKYEGLEFI, translated from the exons ATGCCTGTTTCTCCAGGCTATGCTCGTCTTAACCAAAATGAGCCTATGAACTCTCTGCGCATCTCTGTTGGAGGGCTCCCGATGCTCACTTCCATGACCAACACCACGGACCCCCGCTTCCGCATCAAATGGAAAGCCATCGTCGTGGTCGCGTCAGCGCTAACCCTCATCCTCCTTATCTACATGCAGTTTCTAGCCTTCCACCCTCAACGCAACGGCAGACATGGCTTGAGGTTGAACCATCCAGAGATCCGAGCGGAGGATCACTACAATGACACGTACCCCCTCAGTCCGCCAGAACACACGACCCAGGGCATGCGCTACCGGATCGGGGTCATTGCTGACCTGGACACAAACTCACGCAGTGAAAAGGAGCTGACGTGGTTCAGTTATATGCTGAAGGGTTATCTTCTGGTGTCGGAGAGTGGAGATATGGTGGCGGTTGAGTGGGATCAGGACAGGGTGGTCTTGGAAAGCCACCTGGCAGAGAAGGGTCGAGGCATGGAGCTCTCGGAATTAGTGGTCTTTAATGGGAAACTGTACAGTGTGGATGATCGTACAGGTGTAGTGTATAACATAGAAGGACAGAAGGCAGTGCCCTGGGTCATACTGCCAGATGGAGATGGCTCTGTTTCAAAAG GGTTTAAGGCAGAGTGGCTTGCTGTGAAGGACGAACATCTCTATGTGGGAGGTTTGGGGAAGGAGTGGACCACCACCACAGGAGAGGTGCTCAATGACAATCCCGAGTGGGTGAAAGTGGTGGGATTCCACGGAGATGTGCAGCACCAGAACTGGGTGCCTAAATACAACTCTCTCCGCAGCGCTGCAGGCATTAGTCCTCCCG GGTACCTCATACATGAGTCAGCAGCTTGGAGCGACACACTGCAACACTGGTTCTTCCTTCCACGCCGTGCTAGCAGCGAGCGGTACGAGGAGACTGCGGATGAGCGGCGGGGCACCAATATAATGCTCAGCTGCTCTCCGGACTTCCAGGACATCAAATCCAAAGAAGTGGGACCTCTGAATCCTACCCACGGCTTTTCCTCCTTCAAGTTTGTCCCAAACACAGATGACCAGATTATTGTTGCCCTCAAATCTGAGGAGGATGCTGGGAAAATTGCAACTTACATTGTGGTTTTCACACTGGATGGGCGAATTCTGCTTCCTGAAACTAAGATTGGAGACGTGAAGTATGAGGGACTTGAGTTCATTTAG